Proteins encoded within one genomic window of Phototrophicus methaneseepsis:
- a CDS encoding glycosidase — protein MRLVRHPQSPLMYPNPLHRWEAMNVFNSAVVQHNGLFHMLYRAQGVDFISHIGYAVSKDGLKWNRLEEPVISPHLGRDDYRGVEDPRVTPLDGKFYMTYTLYGENSFYPMIAQSNNLIDWEDIGPLEKAENKDHVLFPEKMGGRYVILHRRPKHIWIGYSDDLLNWTDHEVIMSPRPDNGWDATSIGSNGVPIKTEYGWLLFYHGYNEEHVYRQSVALLDLEDPRKVLHRPKDIIMEPEETWEIKGDVPNVIFSCSANVVGDDLYFYYAGADRLIGLATAPLKDVIDFARFG, from the coding sequence ATGCGCCTTGTACGCCACCCTCAAAGCCCATTGATGTACCCGAACCCGTTACATCGCTGGGAAGCAATGAATGTCTTTAATAGCGCGGTGGTCCAGCATAACGGCCTTTTCCATATGCTGTATCGCGCGCAGGGCGTGGATTTTATCTCACACATTGGGTATGCCGTCAGCAAAGATGGCCTCAAGTGGAACCGCCTGGAAGAACCCGTTATCTCGCCACATCTAGGGCGTGATGATTACCGGGGCGTCGAAGACCCACGTGTGACGCCGCTCGATGGCAAGTTCTATATGACGTATACCCTTTATGGCGAGAACAGCTTTTATCCGATGATCGCCCAGTCCAATAACCTGATTGATTGGGAAGACATCGGCCCATTGGAAAAAGCCGAGAACAAAGACCACGTCCTGTTCCCAGAGAAAATGGGTGGCCGCTACGTCATCCTACATCGCCGCCCCAAACACATCTGGATCGGTTACAGCGATGATCTCCTCAACTGGACAGATCACGAAGTCATCATGTCACCACGTCCTGATAATGGTTGGGATGCCACCAGCATTGGCTCCAACGGCGTGCCGATCAAGACAGAATATGGCTGGCTGCTGTTCTACCATGGCTACAATGAGGAGCATGTTTATCGTCAGTCCGTGGCACTGCTGGACCTGGAAGACCCGCGTAAAGTCCTGCATCGGCCCAAAGACATCATCATGGAGCCAGAAGAAACATGGGAGATCAAAGGCGATGTTCCCAACGTCATCTTTAGCTGCTCCGCCAATGTGGTTGGCGATGATTTATACTTCTACTACGCGGGGGCAGATCGCCTGATCGGTCTGGCGACGGCCCCACTCAAAGATGTGATTGACTTTGCCCGATTTGGGTAA
- a CDS encoding glycoside hydrolase family 43 protein has protein sequence MLKTTEINIRDPFVLPMPSEQQYYLYGTIGTETWEGKASGIDYYTSQDLENWEGPFAAFRPPAGFWADRNFWAPEVHAYLGRYYMFASFKAEGVSRGTQILAADTPKGPFLPISEGPMTPRDWECLDGTLYVDAEKQPWMVFCHEWVQVGDGEVCAVRLSDDLSAAVGQPQLLFHASEAPWAQEIHPKGRSGYVTDGPFMHRLSNGELIMLWSSFSTGGYTVGIARTASGDITGPWEQDAEPLYAGDGGHCMVFRTFDGQLLLAYHRPNETPQERPFFVPLREEGSTLVIDQNA, from the coding sequence ATGTTAAAGACGACAGAGATTAATATCCGCGACCCCTTTGTGCTGCCCATGCCATCGGAGCAGCAGTATTATCTTTACGGCACAATTGGCACAGAAACCTGGGAGGGCAAGGCCAGCGGTATCGATTATTACACCAGCCAGGACCTGGAAAATTGGGAAGGCCCTTTTGCTGCGTTCCGGCCCCCGGCGGGCTTCTGGGCTGATCGGAACTTCTGGGCACCAGAAGTGCATGCTTATCTTGGGCGTTATTATATGTTCGCCAGTTTTAAGGCCGAAGGTGTCAGCCGGGGTACGCAAATCCTGGCCGCTGATACCCCAAAAGGGCCGTTTCTGCCCATCAGCGAGGGCCCGATGACACCCCGCGATTGGGAGTGTCTTGATGGCACCCTGTACGTAGACGCAGAAAAACAACCATGGATGGTTTTCTGCCATGAATGGGTACAGGTCGGCGATGGTGAAGTTTGCGCGGTACGCCTGAGCGATGATCTGAGCGCCGCAGTAGGCCAGCCACAGCTATTATTCCACGCTTCCGAAGCACCCTGGGCCCAAGAGATCCATCCCAAAGGAAGAAGCGGCTACGTGACAGATGGCCCTTTCATGCACCGGCTGTCAAATGGAGAGCTGATTATGTTGTGGTCCAGCTTCAGCACCGGGGGTTACACGGTCGGTATCGCAAGGACGGCATCCGGCGACATTACAGGTCCCTGGGAACAGGATGCAGAACCGTTGTATGCGGGTGATGGCGGCCATTGTATGGTCTTCAGGACGTTTGATGGGCAGTTGCTGCTAGCGTATCATCGCCCCAATGAAACACCCCAGGAACGCCCCTTCTTCGTCCCACTGCGGGAAGAAGGCTCAACGCTGGTCATCGATCAGAACGCATAA
- a CDS encoding peroxiredoxin produces MLQVGDLVPDFELPNQDGEIVKLSDYRGQKVVIFAFPKASTPGCTTQACSFRDALPDMTNANAVVFGISSDNQEDLQKFKREQNLTYDLLSDVDHKVLEAWDAWGMGIGPIKMPVANRSYWAIDEEGRILDSKVGIGPEESMKAALAAVNAPVKND; encoded by the coding sequence ATGTTGCAGGTGGGTGATCTTGTACCTGATTTCGAACTGCCGAACCAAGATGGCGAAATTGTGAAGCTCAGTGATTATCGCGGCCAAAAAGTGGTCATCTTCGCCTTCCCTAAGGCCAGCACACCTGGTTGCACCACACAGGCATGTAGCTTCCGTGATGCACTGCCGGATATGACGAATGCCAACGCGGTTGTTTTTGGTATCAGCAGTGATAACCAGGAAGACCTGCAAAAGTTCAAGCGAGAGCAGAACCTGACCTATGACCTCCTGAGTGATGTGGACCATAAGGTTCTGGAAGCATGGGATGCCTGGGGTATGGGGATTGGTCCCATCAAGATGCCGGTTGCCAATCGTAGTTATTGGGCTATCGACGAAGAGGGACGTATTCTCGATTCTAAGGTGGGCATTGGCCCTGAAGAAAGTATGAAAGCGGCGTTGGCGGCTGTGAACGCACCTGTCAAGAATGATTAG
- a CDS encoding class I SAM-dependent DNA methyltransferase has translation MTQQNVTKFYDAFASDYTAIFADWMASVTRQGKNLADLLTQIGYAPGRSLRDVTCGVGTQTFGLAQQGYRVHGTDLSPQAIEEAKKLAGRFSLAEQPTFSVMDLLQPPASVQQADVVLSADNSIAHFLTPQNLQTAFNTMKLHMHDHSLLMLTLRDYDTLLQIKPTSTEPRISHTERGKQVTFQTWEWDAVQPVYQVEMFIMTEQEAGWHTRSLKTTLRAWQQAEISLGLAAVGLKNITWYPPETSGYYQPIVTATY, from the coding sequence ATGACTCAACAGAATGTTACTAAATTTTATGACGCATTTGCAAGCGATTATACGGCCATCTTCGCAGATTGGATGGCCTCTGTAACGCGGCAAGGCAAAAATTTAGCGGATTTGCTGACGCAGATCGGCTATGCACCTGGCAGGTCGCTCCGTGATGTGACCTGTGGCGTAGGCACCCAGACGTTCGGGCTGGCCCAACAAGGGTATCGTGTGCATGGGACTGATCTCAGCCCACAGGCCATCGAAGAAGCGAAAAAACTGGCAGGTCGCTTCTCATTGGCAGAGCAACCCACCTTCAGCGTGATGGACCTGCTACAACCCCCTGCTTCAGTCCAGCAAGCGGATGTGGTGCTCAGTGCAGATAACAGCATCGCTCATTTCCTGACGCCGCAGAACCTGCAAACAGCTTTCAACACTATGAAGCTGCATATGCACGATCACAGCCTGCTCATGCTCACCCTACGCGATTACGATACCCTGCTCCAGATCAAGCCCACATCGACGGAGCCGCGCATCAGCCATACAGAGAGAGGCAAACAAGTCACATTCCAGACATGGGAATGGGACGCCGTGCAGCCAGTTTATCAGGTGGAGATGTTCATCATGACGGAACAGGAAGCGGGTTGGCATACACGCAGTTTAAAGACGACGCTGCGCGCATGGCAGCAAGCAGAAATCAGCCTTGGCTTAGCAGCAGTCGGCTTGAAGAACATCACATGGTATCCGCCAGAGACGAGCGGCTACTATCAGCCTATCGTCACAGCCACGTACTAA
- a CDS encoding SH3 domain-containing protein yields the protein MTWSDRKAVYGVVGLMLLLSACAPRATGVAPIDSLAQQPTATRNVIYVTPTQQPTSIPTAVPITPSLTPTMTPIPSSTPNVAALSAQCTVTLEQLYTAAGEDCLGQPSGYLCNGGLAPEVEPQQITASIALPGSLVSASDIAWVRGQPLLENGSGGMMWLHLEENIHMNGLILGDVEVRDVTDQNLNLPQWQSFTVKTTQHTASHCSTLPLSSFIVQGEYGVASRLVINGVSTDLNGTLVVQTENDVTHFIMIEGQARFIVFGQAQIAFAGQQLDVRYNDAEFASPAEVPSPAVPLETSRIANIPVTALDRPVLLPQPGYLRTAANVNMRTEPDANARLLYQIPAGEVVSILGQNPERDWYHVRLGNGETGWMYAELLEGQPGFVEVVYQATPQPPQRSGTLGTTGVVAVNFGSNLRAAPDASFTALTTLPLGTEVELIARSPYSPWVKVRSALGEGWVALFTLETRAAISFLPIEYDVPLPARATATPNYSYGGGHAYPDPLGGQ from the coding sequence ATGACGTGGTCAGATCGTAAAGCAGTTTATGGTGTTGTCGGGCTGATGTTACTGCTTTCGGCGTGCGCGCCGCGCGCAACAGGTGTCGCACCTATTGACAGCCTGGCGCAACAGCCGACAGCTACCCGTAACGTCATCTATGTGACGCCGACACAACAGCCTACTTCGATTCCCACGGCTGTTCCGATTACACCATCGCTGACGCCCACCATGACACCTATCCCAAGCAGTACGCCGAATGTCGCGGCCCTTAGCGCACAATGTACCGTGACCCTGGAGCAGCTCTATACAGCCGCAGGCGAAGACTGTTTAGGCCAGCCAAGCGGCTATTTGTGCAATGGTGGCCTCGCGCCGGAGGTTGAGCCACAGCAGATCACGGCATCGATTGCTTTGCCGGGGTCGCTCGTTTCAGCCAGTGATATTGCCTGGGTACGCGGCCAGCCACTCCTTGAAAATGGCAGCGGCGGCATGATGTGGCTGCACCTGGAAGAAAACATCCATATGAACGGCCTCATCCTCGGTGATGTTGAAGTCCGTGATGTAACCGACCAGAACTTAAACTTGCCACAGTGGCAGTCCTTCACGGTGAAGACGACACAGCATACTGCTTCGCATTGCAGCACGCTGCCGCTCAGCTCCTTTATTGTGCAGGGTGAATATGGTGTTGCATCTCGCTTGGTCATCAATGGCGTTTCGACAGATTTGAATGGCACACTGGTTGTACAGACAGAAAATGATGTCACGCACTTCATCATGATCGAAGGGCAAGCGCGCTTCATCGTCTTTGGGCAGGCACAAATTGCATTTGCAGGCCAGCAGCTTGATGTGCGTTACAACGATGCTGAATTTGCCAGTCCTGCAGAAGTACCCTCGCCGGCTGTACCCCTGGAAACAAGCCGTATCGCCAATATCCCCGTGACGGCATTAGATCGTCCGGTATTGCTGCCGCAGCCTGGTTATCTACGCACAGCAGCGAATGTCAACATGCGTACAGAGCCTGATGCGAATGCGCGCTTGCTCTATCAGATCCCCGCTGGGGAAGTCGTCAGCATCCTGGGGCAGAACCCGGAACGGGACTGGTACCACGTCCGGCTTGGTAATGGTGAAACGGGTTGGATGTATGCGGAATTACTGGAAGGGCAGCCCGGTTTTGTAGAAGTCGTCTATCAGGCGACCCCACAACCACCTCAACGCTCCGGCACATTGGGTACGACGGGGGTTGTTGCGGTTAACTTCGGCAGTAATTTGCGTGCGGCGCCAGATGCCAGCTTTACGGCCCTAACCACGCTCCCCCTGGGGACAGAGGTTGAACTGATCGCACGCAGCCCTTATAGCCCCTGGGTTAAGGTCCGGAGCGCCCTTGGAGAAGGTTGGGTCGCGCTCTTTACGCTGGAAACACGGGCGGCGATTAGCTTCTTGCCGATTGAATACGATGTGCCGCTGCCAGCGCGTGCAACTGCCACGCCAAACTATTCTTACGGTGGTGGTCACGCGTACCCGGACCCATTGGGCGGACAGTAA
- the bcp gene encoding thioredoxin-dependent thiol peroxidase, translating to MPKVGEMAPDFELPNQEGEQVKLSDYRGKRVILFAYPKAGTSGCTTQACGFRDAFPQVEAVNSVVLGISPDKPADNKKWKIAENLPYDLLSDEDHAILEAWGAWGEKSMYGKTYEGVIRSHWIIDENGVVLDEQLKVSPANSIKKGLAALGIK from the coding sequence ATGCCGAAAGTCGGCGAAATGGCCCCTGATTTTGAATTGCCGAATCAGGAAGGTGAACAGGTCAAACTGAGTGATTATCGTGGCAAGCGCGTCATCTTATTTGCGTATCCTAAAGCGGGGACCAGCGGTTGCACGACGCAGGCTTGTGGCTTCCGCGACGCTTTCCCGCAGGTCGAAGCTGTGAACAGCGTTGTACTGGGCATCAGCCCGGATAAGCCTGCTGATAACAAAAAATGGAAAATTGCGGAAAATCTGCCTTACGATCTGCTGAGTGATGAAGATCATGCCATCCTGGAAGCGTGGGGTGCCTGGGGTGAAAAATCCATGTACGGCAAAACCTACGAAGGCGTCATCCGTTCTCACTGGATCATTGACGAGAATGGCGTTGTTCTGGATGAACAGCTCAAAGTCAGCCCGGCGAATAGCATCAAGAAGGGCTTAGCAGCGCTTGGCATCAAATAG
- a CDS encoding DUF4269 domain-containing protein → MQHQAFNLNTLKNGTERQQAAYDAIVRIGVMQALRPYTPVLAGTIPLDVDIPGSDLDILCYAPDLDTFAAEAEQQYGHIPTFNAQTKPINGHATHLVRFQAFDFDFELFTQAIPVEQQNGYVHMLIEHRLLALFPQSREPIRNLKRGGLKTEPAFAHHFKLIGDPYIVLLQLARLDDADLLRRFTT, encoded by the coding sequence ATGCAGCATCAAGCGTTTAACCTGAATACCCTGAAAAATGGCACTGAACGGCAGCAAGCTGCATACGATGCAATTGTCAGAATTGGCGTGATGCAGGCCCTGCGGCCCTATACCCCAGTGCTGGCGGGCACGATTCCGCTGGATGTCGATATTCCCGGCAGCGACCTGGATATTTTGTGTTATGCGCCTGATCTAGACACCTTCGCCGCTGAGGCAGAACAACAGTATGGACACATACCTACGTTCAACGCTCAGACAAAGCCCATCAACGGACACGCGACCCATCTTGTGCGATTCCAGGCTTTTGATTTTGACTTTGAACTATTCACGCAGGCAATCCCTGTCGAGCAGCAAAACGGCTATGTGCATATGCTGATTGAGCACCGCCTGCTGGCGCTGTTCCCGCAATCGCGCGAGCCAATCCGGAACTTAAAGCGCGGCGGCCTCAAAACGGAACCCGCTTTTGCTCATCACTTCAAGCTGATCGGCGATCCTTATATCGTACTGCTGCAATTAGCCCGTCTGGATGATGCAGACTTACTCAGGAGGTTCACAACGTGA
- a CDS encoding WD40 repeat domain-containing protein yields the protein MTFYNLKFSLFCLGLLCFVPIISAQDRGNVAPITAETVESIQEFFSSSVHEPWGRSVAFSPDSTLLATGSDDGIIRLWDVETLELVQEIPAHDGSVLELAFSPDGALLVSGSWDETARAKIWSMETFEEITILNGHFDDIISIKFANNGEILATAGGGNDRNIVFWDVASLLETGTANELRSVELSGGVDGIAFASDDMLFAAGTWDGHAYIWGPEKEDLDHLYTLDHGEAITEIDFNPTGTLLVTVGKDRIARLWDTETGLEVGILSDHRREIWSVDFNPTGDLIVTCGLDETMRIWDVSDQRQLANLENMGAGITDCAFSPDGSLIASIDTNGVVRLWQVPE from the coding sequence ATGACTTTTTACAACCTAAAATTTTCACTGTTTTGTTTAGGGTTATTATGTTTTGTTCCTATTATTAGCGCCCAAGATAGAGGTAATGTAGCACCTATTACAGCTGAAACGGTGGAAAGTATACAGGAATTTTTTTCTTCTAGTGTTCATGAACCTTGGGGAAGATCCGTAGCTTTTAGCCCTGATAGTACACTTTTAGCTACAGGGTCAGATGATGGCATTATCCGCTTATGGGATGTGGAAACACTTGAATTAGTACAAGAAATTCCTGCGCATGATGGCAGCGTTTTAGAACTTGCTTTTAGTCCAGATGGAGCTTTGCTTGTTTCTGGTTCCTGGGATGAAACTGCACGAGCAAAAATCTGGAGTATGGAAACATTTGAAGAAATTACCATCTTAAATGGGCATTTCGATGACATCATCAGCATCAAATTCGCCAATAATGGCGAGATATTAGCCACTGCTGGAGGAGGTAACGATCGAAACATTGTGTTTTGGGATGTGGCCTCTCTTTTAGAGACCGGTACCGCTAATGAGTTGCGTTCTGTAGAACTGAGCGGTGGAGTTGACGGAATTGCGTTTGCATCTGACGATATGTTGTTTGCAGCAGGTACATGGGATGGTCATGCATATATTTGGGGACCCGAGAAAGAAGACCTAGACCATCTTTATACACTTGATCATGGAGAAGCAATAACTGAAATTGATTTTAATCCAACAGGTACTTTATTAGTAACTGTTGGGAAGGATCGGATTGCACGTTTATGGGATACGGAGACAGGCTTAGAGGTTGGTATATTATCAGATCATCGTCGCGAGATATGGAGTGTTGACTTTAATCCAACAGGTGATCTGATAGTCACATGTGGGTTAGATGAAACCATGCGCATTTGGGATGTATCTGATCAACGGCAGCTAGCTAATTTAGAGAATATGGGTGCAGGGATTACTGATTGTGCTTTTAGCCCTGATGGGAGTTTAATTGCTTCCATCGATACAAATGGTGTTGTACGACTTTGGCAAGTGCCAGAATAA